A genomic segment from Alistipes senegalensis JC50 encodes:
- a CDS encoding SGNH/GDSL hydrolase family protein: MRKTAILLALALPLLAAGQQRDWANYGRYAAANAALTTAPAVVFMGNSITDGWDNAHPEFFTDNNFACRGIGGQVTSQMLCRFRADVIDLRPKAVVILAGTNDIAGNNGPIECGHIVENIVSMAELALAAGIRPILCSVLPAAKYPWRPEIESVPEKIAALNARLQQYAAERGLTWVDYYSAMDAGDGSMRSEYTKDGVHPTPEGYDVMERVVRPVLAEWLP; the protein is encoded by the coding sequence ATGAGAAAGACAGCGATCCTGCTGGCCCTCGCCCTGCCCCTGCTCGCCGCGGGCCAGCAGCGCGACTGGGCCAATTACGGCCGCTACGCCGCGGCCAACGCCGCCCTGACGACGGCCCCCGCCGTGGTGTTCATGGGCAATTCGATCACCGACGGATGGGACAACGCCCACCCGGAGTTTTTCACCGACAACAATTTCGCCTGCCGCGGAATCGGCGGCCAGGTCACGTCCCAGATGCTCTGCCGCTTCCGCGCCGACGTGATCGACCTCCGTCCGAAAGCCGTGGTGATCCTCGCCGGAACGAACGACATCGCCGGAAACAACGGCCCGATCGAATGCGGACACATTGTCGAAAACATCGTCTCGATGGCCGAGCTGGCACTCGCCGCGGGCATCCGCCCGATCCTCTGCTCGGTGCTGCCGGCCGCGAAATATCCGTGGCGCCCCGAGATCGAATCGGTGCCCGAAAAGATCGCCGCCCTGAACGCCCGGCTGCAACAGTACGCCGCGGAGCGGGGATTGACGTGGGTGGACTATTACAGCGCGATGGACGCCGGCGACGGCTCGATGCGCAGCGAATACACCAAGGACGGCGTGCACCCCACGCCCGAAGGATACGACGTTATGGAGCGTGTCGTACGGCCCGTGCTGGCGGAGTGGCTGCCCTGA
- a CDS encoding aminopeptidase P family protein, which translates to MFSAKTYTARRHELRTKIGSGIILFPGNPLSPNNYPNNAYYFRQDSSFRYYFGLNVPSVVGVIDADTGEEALYGDDFTVEDIIWTGPQPTLREMGAGVGITATFPMAELEKRLRKAVALGRRVHYLPPYRGETKLQLSELLGIRPALLHDYKSVDLMFAVAEMREKKSAEEVEEMERAFEIGYEMHTTAMKMCRPGVVERQIAGAIEGIAKSMGQGVSFPSIVSQHGETLHNLNADGVLEEGRLLLCDAGGESVEGYCSDHTRTYPVSGRFTQQQREIYDIVLAAHDHVANIVKPHMMYTEIHHAAYMTLAEGLVGLGLLKGSAADAVAAGAMTMLMPHGLGHGLGMDVHDCEAMGERSFDFASIAERAAASGTCIYRAAWRIEPGTVMTDEPGLYFIPALIDKCRAEGLYKGIVDYDALDAYRDFGGIRIEDDILVTETGSRILGDRKIPVTAEEVESIVGR; encoded by the coding sequence ATGTTTTCAGCAAAGACCTATACCGCGCGCCGTCACGAGCTGCGCACCAAAATCGGAAGCGGCATCATCCTCTTCCCGGGCAACCCCCTGTCGCCCAACAACTACCCCAACAACGCCTACTATTTCCGGCAGGACTCGTCGTTCCGCTACTACTTCGGGCTGAACGTCCCGTCGGTGGTCGGGGTGATCGACGCCGACACGGGCGAGGAGGCGCTCTACGGCGACGACTTCACCGTCGAGGACATCATCTGGACCGGTCCGCAGCCCACGCTGCGCGAGATGGGCGCCGGGGTCGGCATCACGGCGACCTTCCCGATGGCCGAGCTGGAAAAACGCCTTCGCAAGGCCGTCGCCCTGGGACGCAGGGTCCACTACCTCCCGCCCTACCGCGGGGAGACCAAACTCCAGCTGTCGGAGCTGCTGGGCATCCGGCCCGCGCTGCTGCACGACTACAAGTCGGTGGATCTGATGTTCGCCGTGGCGGAGATGCGCGAAAAGAAGAGCGCCGAAGAGGTCGAGGAGATGGAACGCGCCTTCGAAATCGGCTATGAAATGCACACGACGGCGATGAAGATGTGCCGTCCGGGAGTCGTCGAACGCCAGATCGCGGGGGCCATCGAGGGCATCGCCAAGTCGATGGGGCAGGGCGTGTCGTTCCCCTCGATCGTGTCGCAGCACGGCGAAACGCTGCACAACCTCAACGCCGACGGCGTGCTGGAGGAGGGCCGTCTGCTGCTGTGCGACGCCGGAGGCGAGAGCGTCGAGGGATACTGCTCGGACCACACCCGCACCTATCCCGTGAGCGGCCGCTTCACGCAGCAGCAGCGCGAGATATACGACATCGTGCTGGCGGCGCACGACCACGTGGCCAACATCGTCAAACCCCACATGATGTACACCGAGATACACCACGCCGCCTACATGACCCTGGCCGAAGGGCTCGTGGGACTGGGGCTGCTGAAGGGCTCGGCCGCCGATGCCGTGGCCGCCGGGGCGATGACGATGCTCATGCCCCACGGACTCGGGCACGGACTGGGCATGGACGTGCACGACTGCGAGGCGATGGGCGAACGGTCGTTCGACTTCGCGTCGATCGCCGAACGCGCCGCCGCGTCGGGCACGTGCATCTACCGCGCGGCGTGGCGCATCGAGCCGGGAACGGTGATGACCGACGAACCGGGACTCTATTTCATCCCGGCGCTGATCGACAAATGCCGCGCCGAAGGGCTGTACAAAGGCATCGTCGATTACGACGCACTCGACGCCTACCGCGACTTCGGAGGCATCCGCATCGAGGACGACATTCTCGTGACGGAGACCGGCAGCCGCATCCTCGGCGACCGCAAGATACCCGTCACGGCCGAAGAGGTGGAAAGCATTGTAGGACGATAA
- a CDS encoding LD-carboxypeptidase, giving the protein MKHLIPILLLLAPLLAGAQESDTAEFIRPPYLHRGDTVGIVSPAGKLPLNTDTAKIRERFASWGLHVKFGVHCADREQPYFAGTDEERAADLQAMIDDPSVKAVIACRGGYGSVRLLPLADLARLREEPKWVVGFSDITMLHLALRKLRIESIHGPMPSGFRFDGEEDPSAESLRQALFGETECIEVEPHPLNQPGMASGRLAGGNLTVIRSADGTPEELTAEEPTVLLIEEVGEFVYRIDRIMQSLARSGKLENLRAVVVGHFSEMLGMEKFGVADACAIISSYTRPLGIPVVFGFPAGHEDPNLAVYLGRRVTVSVDEEGARMEFAPAD; this is encoded by the coding sequence ATGAAACACCTTATCCCGATACTGCTCCTGCTCGCTCCGCTCCTTGCCGGAGCCCAGGAATCCGACACCGCGGAGTTCATCCGCCCGCCCTACCTGCACCGCGGCGACACCGTGGGCATCGTCTCTCCGGCGGGCAAACTGCCGCTGAATACCGACACAGCGAAGATCCGCGAACGCTTCGCGTCGTGGGGTCTGCACGTAAAATTCGGCGTCCACTGCGCCGACCGAGAACAGCCCTACTTCGCCGGGACCGACGAAGAACGCGCCGCCGATTTGCAGGCGATGATCGACGATCCGTCGGTCAAAGCCGTGATCGCCTGCCGCGGGGGTTACGGCTCGGTGCGCCTGCTGCCGCTCGCAGACCTCGCGCGGCTGCGCGAAGAGCCGAAATGGGTGGTCGGATTCAGCGACATCACCATGCTCCACCTCGCCCTGCGGAAGCTCCGCATCGAGAGCATCCACGGCCCGATGCCCTCGGGGTTCCGCTTCGACGGGGAGGAGGACCCCTCGGCCGAATCGCTGCGGCAGGCGCTGTTCGGCGAGACGGAGTGCATTGAGGTCGAACCCCATCCCCTCAACCAGCCCGGAATGGCCTCGGGACGCCTGGCCGGGGGCAACCTGACGGTGATCCGCTCGGCGGACGGCACCCCCGAGGAGCTGACGGCGGAGGAACCGACGGTGCTGCTGATCGAGGAGGTCGGGGAGTTCGTCTACCGCATCGACCGGATCATGCAGAGCCTCGCACGCAGCGGCAAGCTCGAAAACCTCCGGGCGGTGGTCGTCGGCCACTTCTCGGAGATGCTGGGCATGGAGAAATTCGGCGTGGCGGACGCCTGCGCGATCATTTCGTCCTACACGCGGCCGCTGGGGATTCCCGTCGTCTTCGGATTCCCCGCGGGGCATGAAGATCCCAATCTGGCGGTCTATCTGGGACGCCGGGTGACGGTCAGCGTCGATGAAGAGGGCGCCCGCATGGAATTTGCCCCCGCGGATTGA
- a CDS encoding MFS transporter: MPRRLGAILAVAFGVSLSVIDGTIANVALPTIGQKLGISSADSIWIVNAYQLAIMVSLLSFSALGDVVGYRKVYIGGLMLFTVASVGCSLSGSLQSLVLARVMQGFGAAAITSVNTTLIRFIYPKARLGRGMGINATVVAVSSVAGPTLAAGILSVADWPWLFAVNIPMGLIALSLSRRFLPENPVRVREHRFDWRDAVMNALTFGLLMASVEGFSHGLDPRLLSLGVAALIVVGFFFIRSQLREPYPILPFDLLRIPIFSVSVATSICSFLGQMLAMVALPFYLQEVCGYDDVATGLLLTAWPAVIMVVAPAAGMLVERVHAGILGGTGLAAMAAGLFLLAFLPEHPTDFDIIWRLVLCGAGFGLFQSPNNSILIASAPPERSGSASGMLATARLIGQTTGAALMALLFHIVPGHSTHTALLLAGGFAVTGAVVSLARISLPLPEGLTRRKRP; the protein is encoded by the coding sequence ATGCCCCGGCGGCTCGGAGCCATTCTGGCCGTCGCCTTCGGCGTCTCGCTCTCGGTCATCGACGGAACCATCGCCAACGTCGCCCTGCCCACCATCGGGCAGAAACTGGGCATCTCGTCGGCCGACTCGATCTGGATCGTCAACGCCTACCAGCTCGCCATCATGGTCTCGCTGCTGTCGTTCTCGGCGCTGGGCGACGTGGTGGGTTACCGCAAGGTCTACATCGGCGGACTGATGCTCTTCACCGTGGCGTCGGTGGGATGCTCCCTCTCGGGGTCGCTCCAGAGCCTCGTGCTGGCCCGCGTCATGCAGGGCTTCGGCGCCGCGGCCATCACCTCGGTCAACACCACGCTGATCCGCTTCATCTACCCCAAGGCCCGGCTGGGACGCGGCATGGGCATCAACGCCACGGTCGTCGCCGTGTCGTCGGTGGCCGGGCCCACGCTCGCCGCAGGCATCCTCTCGGTGGCCGACTGGCCGTGGCTCTTCGCCGTCAACATCCCGATGGGGCTTATCGCCCTGTCGCTCAGCCGGCGGTTCCTGCCCGAGAATCCCGTGCGGGTGCGCGAACACCGCTTCGACTGGCGCGACGCCGTGATGAACGCCCTGACGTTCGGACTGCTGATGGCCTCGGTCGAGGGATTCTCCCACGGGCTCGACCCGCGGCTGCTGTCGCTGGGCGTCGCGGCACTCATCGTCGTGGGGTTCTTCTTCATCCGCAGCCAGCTGCGCGAACCCTACCCGATCCTGCCGTTCGACCTGCTGCGCATCCCGATCTTCTCGGTGTCGGTCGCCACGTCGATCTGCTCGTTTCTGGGACAGATGCTCGCTATGGTGGCGCTGCCCTTCTACCTCCAGGAGGTCTGCGGCTACGACGACGTGGCGACGGGACTGCTGCTGACGGCCTGGCCCGCCGTGATCATGGTCGTGGCCCCGGCGGCGGGGATGCTCGTCGAGCGTGTCCACGCCGGCATACTCGGCGGCACGGGCCTCGCGGCGATGGCCGCGGGGCTGTTCCTGCTGGCGTTCCTCCCGGAACATCCGACCGATTTCGACATCATCTGGCGGCTGGTGCTCTGCGGCGCGGGATTCGGGCTCTTCCAGTCGCCCAACAACAGCATCCTGATCGCCTCGGCGCCGCCCGAGCGGAGCGGTTCGGCCAGCGGCATGCTCGCCACGGCGCGCCTCATCGGACAGACCACGGGCGCGGCGCTGATGGCCCTGCTGTTCCACATCGTCCCCGGCCACAGCACCCACACGGCGCTGCTGCTGGCGGGCGGCTTCGCCGTGACAGGCGCCGTCGTCAGCCTCGCCCGCATCTCGCTGCCCCTGCCCGAAGGGCTCACCCGAAGAAAACGACCATGA
- a CDS encoding peptidase U32 family protein — protein MKRSDIEIMAPVGSYESLAAAIQAGADAVYFGVGKLNMRSASAANFTLDDLSKIVATARRAGVKSYLTVNTVVYEDEIAEVHAVIDRAKAAGVDAVIASDLAAILYARRIGQEVHISTQCNVSNSEAVRFFAQWADTVVLARELTLEQVAEIHRKIAGEEIRGPRGELVQIEMFAHGALCMSVSGKCYLSLYETNCSANRGACRQLCRRKYTVTDKETGAQLDIDGRYVLSPKDLCTVDFLDKMIAAGVRVLKIEGRARGAEYVRRVVGCYDEALRALEAGSYTPALAAELKERLRTVFNRGFWEGYYAGRPVVEHSPAYGSSATQRKVYVGKVVNFYKKLSVAEVLVEAAPLSVGEPIFFLGATTGVAEQTLEELHGPDGSPADSVAQGELCAIRTPGVIRRGDQLYKFVPADKV, from the coding sequence ATGAAACGTTCGGATATCGAAATAATGGCTCCCGTCGGGAGCTACGAATCGCTCGCGGCCGCCATTCAGGCCGGAGCCGACGCCGTCTACTTCGGGGTCGGGAAACTCAACATGCGCTCGGCCTCGGCGGCCAACTTCACGCTCGACGACCTTTCGAAAATCGTCGCCACGGCCCGCAGAGCCGGCGTGAAAAGCTACCTGACGGTCAACACCGTCGTCTACGAGGACGAGATCGCCGAGGTGCACGCCGTGATCGACCGGGCCAAGGCCGCCGGCGTCGATGCCGTGATCGCCTCGGACCTGGCGGCGATCCTCTACGCCCGGCGGATCGGGCAGGAGGTGCACATCTCCACCCAGTGCAACGTCTCGAACTCCGAGGCGGTGCGGTTCTTCGCCCAATGGGCCGACACGGTGGTCCTGGCGCGCGAACTGACGCTGGAGCAGGTGGCCGAAATACACCGGAAGATCGCCGGGGAGGAGATCCGCGGTCCGCGGGGCGAGCTGGTTCAGATCGAGATGTTCGCCCACGGCGCCCTGTGCATGTCCGTTTCGGGCAAGTGCTACCTCTCGCTCTACGAAACGAACTGCTCGGCCAACCGCGGCGCGTGCCGCCAGCTGTGCCGCCGCAAATACACCGTCACGGACAAGGAGACCGGCGCGCAGCTCGACATCGACGGACGCTACGTCCTCTCGCCCAAGGATCTCTGCACGGTCGATTTCCTCGACAAGATGATCGCGGCGGGGGTCCGGGTCCTGAAAATCGAGGGACGCGCCCGCGGTGCGGAGTACGTCAGGCGCGTGGTCGGGTGTTACGACGAGGCGCTCCGGGCCCTCGAAGCCGGAAGCTACACCCCGGCGCTGGCCGCAGAGCTGAAAGAGCGGCTCCGGACGGTCTTCAACCGTGGGTTCTGGGAGGGCTACTACGCCGGACGGCCCGTCGTGGAGCACAGCCCGGCCTACGGATCGTCGGCCACGCAGCGCAAAGTCTACGTGGGCAAGGTGGTGAACTTCTACAAAAAGCTCTCGGTGGCCGAAGTGCTGGTCGAGGCGGCGCCCCTGAGCGTCGGGGAACCGATCTTCTTCCTCGGGGCCACCACCGGCGTCGCCGAGCAGACGCTCGAAGAGCTGCACGGCCCCGACGGCTCGCCCGCCGATTCCGTCGCGCAGGGCGAACTCTGCGCCATCCGCACCCCCGGCGTGATCCGCCGCGGCGACCAGCTCTACAAATTCGTTCCGGCGGACAAGGTCTGA
- a CDS encoding polyprenyl synthetase family protein → MQSNEQILSAIENYLAQADFPAEPELLYAPIGYSLAGGGKRLRPMLLMLAHGIFSDDMQQALPAAAAVEVFHNFTLLHDDIMDNAAVRRGKPSVYAKWGQNVAILSGDAMLIYAYRLLSTVPAKQLPQVLATFNDMALEVCEGQQYDMDFEQKAKVSVVEYMHMIELKTSVLLAGAVAIGAMLGGASEEDCRKLRRFAVELGLAFQLQDDLLDSYGDERLGKAIGGDILEGKKTYLMVTAMSRADEATREILRTACRDPKLGNAEKIAAVKAVYDRLEVPRLTEQQISLRFERALSILDTLSVEPARTKRMRDYAASLMGRKN, encoded by the coding sequence ATGCAAAGCAACGAACAGATACTTTCCGCCATCGAGAATTACCTCGCCCAGGCCGACTTCCCGGCCGAACCCGAACTGTTGTACGCGCCCATCGGCTATTCGCTGGCCGGAGGCGGCAAACGCCTGCGGCCGATGCTGCTGATGCTCGCCCACGGCATCTTCTCCGACGACATGCAGCAGGCGCTGCCCGCGGCCGCGGCGGTCGAGGTGTTCCACAACTTCACGCTGCTGCACGACGACATCATGGACAACGCCGCCGTGCGGCGCGGCAAACCCTCGGTCTATGCCAAATGGGGCCAGAACGTGGCCATCCTCTCGGGCGACGCCATGCTGATCTACGCCTACCGCCTGCTGAGCACCGTTCCGGCGAAACAGCTGCCGCAGGTGCTGGCGACGTTCAACGACATGGCCCTCGAAGTGTGCGAGGGGCAGCAGTACGACATGGATTTCGAGCAGAAGGCCAAGGTCTCGGTCGTGGAGTACATGCACATGATCGAGTTGAAGACCTCGGTGCTGCTGGCCGGAGCCGTGGCGATCGGCGCCATGCTGGGCGGTGCCTCCGAGGAGGACTGCCGCAAACTGCGCCGCTTCGCCGTCGAACTGGGGCTCGCCTTCCAGTTGCAGGACGACCTGCTGGACAGCTACGGCGACGAGCGGCTGGGCAAGGCCATCGGGGGCGACATCCTCGAAGGGAAGAAAACCTACCTGATGGTCACGGCCATGAGCCGCGCGGACGAAGCCACGCGCGAAATACTGCGCACGGCCTGCCGCGATCCGAAGCTCGGCAACGCCGAGAAGATCGCCGCCGTGAAGGCCGTTTACGACCGGCTGGAGGTGCCGCGGCTCACGGAGCAGCAGATTTCGCTGCGCTTCGAACGGGCGCTGTCGATCCTCGACACCCTCTCGGTGGAACCCGCACGGACCAAGCGGATGCGCGACTACGCCGCGAGCCTGATGGGACGCAAAAACTGA
- a CDS encoding ROK family protein: MKKLAIGVDIGGINTAFGLVDENGDLYAESVISTRKYPHVDDYPAYVEELCDAMRAMAQSLSFEYELAGIGIGAPNANYHKGTIENPANLWKFRPDEPDPDESRRIFPLAADISKHFDGAKTIITNDANAATIGEMIYGNAKGMRDFVMITLGTGLGSGFVANGEMIYGHDGFAGEFGHVIVERDGRECGCGRKGCLETYVSATGIKRTAFELMAKMNAPSKLRGIAFEDFDASMISAAAEQGDPIALEAFRFTGEMLGRALADVVTVTSPEAIFLFGGLSKAGKLLFDPTQWYMEENMLFVFKNKVKLLPSGIQGKNAAILGASALIWQEAAK, encoded by the coding sequence ATGAAAAAACTCGCTATCGGTGTGGACATCGGCGGCATCAACACCGCGTTCGGTCTCGTTGACGAGAACGGCGACCTCTATGCCGAATCGGTCATTTCGACCCGCAAATATCCCCATGTGGACGACTATCCGGCTTATGTCGAGGAGCTTTGCGACGCCATGCGCGCAATGGCCCAGAGCCTTTCGTTCGAATACGAACTGGCCGGCATCGGCATCGGCGCTCCCAACGCCAATTATCACAAAGGTACGATCGAGAATCCGGCGAACCTCTGGAAATTCAGGCCCGACGAGCCCGATCCCGACGAGTCGCGCCGCATTTTCCCGCTGGCGGCCGACATCTCGAAGCACTTCGACGGCGCGAAGACGATCATCACCAACGACGCCAACGCCGCCACGATCGGCGAAATGATCTACGGCAATGCCAAGGGCATGAGGGACTTTGTCATGATCACCCTCGGCACGGGGCTCGGTTCGGGGTTCGTCGCCAACGGCGAGATGATCTACGGCCACGACGGCTTCGCCGGGGAGTTCGGCCACGTGATCGTCGAGCGCGACGGCCGCGAGTGCGGCTGCGGACGCAAGGGCTGCCTGGAGACCTACGTTTCGGCGACGGGTATCAAGCGCACGGCGTTCGAGCTGATGGCCAAGATGAATGCTCCCAGCAAGCTGCGGGGCATTGCGTTCGAGGATTTCGACGCCTCGATGATCTCGGCGGCCGCCGAGCAGGGCGACCCCATCGCTTTGGAGGCGTTCCGCTTCACGGGCGAGATGCTGGGCCGCGCGCTGGCCGACGTGGTGACGGTGACTTCGCCCGAGGCGATCTTCCTCTTCGGCGGTCTTTCGAAGGCCGGCAAACTGCTCTTCGACCCGACGCAGTGGTACATGGAGGAGAACATGCTCTTCGTCTTCAAGAACAAGGTGAAACTGCTTCCGAGCGGTATTCAGGGCAAGAACGCCGCCATCCTCGGCGCTTCGGCGCTGATCTGGCAGGAAGCTGCGAAATAG
- a CDS encoding SGNH/GDSL hydrolase family protein — MKRLFLLSVALLTVWAAAAQVRFVDATTLNLIGKAQPTSQPYHRIDTVVYKGFTKSENQQVRCSAGLALVFKTNSSRIDLLPEYTSFVYNGSSTPRVASEGFDLYIRKGGEWVYASSRAPRKRGEAFTLIKGMDGSEKECLLYLPNYNELTSLQVGVDADAKIVPMENPFRHKIVIFGSSFTHGVSTSRSGMSYPMQIARNTGLYFCSIACSGNCKLQPYFADYLADVKDADAMVFDAFSNPGAEMIAERLIPFIARIRESLPETPLIFVQTIYRESRNFDRESDEFEAAKQAMARQQMAEAVKRFKNVYFIDKAGLTGTDHVTSADGTHPSDLGYWRWAQNLQPELLKVLKKHGIR, encoded by the coding sequence ATGAAACGTCTTTTTTTACTCTCCGTCGCATTGCTGACGGTCTGGGCGGCGGCCGCGCAGGTGCGGTTCGTCGATGCCACTACCCTGAATCTGATCGGCAAGGCCCAGCCTACGTCGCAGCCCTACCACCGGATCGACACGGTCGTCTACAAGGGCTTCACCAAGTCCGAGAACCAGCAGGTGCGCTGTTCTGCGGGTCTGGCGCTGGTCTTCAAGACCAATTCTTCGCGTATCGACCTCTTGCCCGAGTACACCTCGTTCGTCTATAACGGTTCCAGCACCCCGCGGGTGGCTTCGGAGGGCTTCGACCTCTACATCCGCAAGGGCGGCGAGTGGGTGTACGCCTCCTCGCGCGCTCCCCGCAAACGCGGCGAGGCGTTCACGCTGATCAAGGGGATGGACGGCTCCGAGAAGGAGTGCCTGCTCTACCTGCCCAACTACAACGAGCTGACTTCGTTGCAGGTAGGCGTGGATGCGGACGCGAAGATCGTGCCGATGGAAAATCCCTTCCGCCACAAGATCGTGATCTTCGGTTCGAGCTTCACGCACGGCGTCAGCACCAGCCGTTCGGGCATGAGCTACCCGATGCAGATCGCCCGCAACACGGGGCTTTACTTTTGCAGCATCGCTTGCAGCGGCAACTGCAAGCTCCAGCCCTATTTCGCCGACTACCTCGCCGACGTGAAGGATGCCGATGCGATGGTCTTCGACGCCTTCTCGAATCCCGGAGCCGAGATGATCGCCGAGCGGCTGATCCCCTTCATCGCGCGAATCCGGGAGTCCCTGCCCGAGACGCCGCTGATCTTCGTGCAGACGATCTACCGCGAGAGCCGCAACTTCGACCGTGAGAGCGACGAATTCGAGGCCGCCAAGCAGGCGATGGCCCGGCAGCAGATGGCCGAGGCGGTGAAACGCTTCAAGAACGTCTATTTCATCGACAAGGCCGGTCTTACGGGCACCGATCACGTCACCTCGGCCGACGGCACGCACCCCTCGGACCTGGGTTACTGGCGCTGGGCGCAGAACCTGCAACCCGAGCTGCTGAAAGTTCTGAAGAAACACGGCATCCGCTGA